A region from the Xiphias gladius isolate SHS-SW01 ecotype Sanya breed wild chromosome 20, ASM1685928v1, whole genome shotgun sequence genome encodes:
- the sec14l7 gene encoding SEC14-like protein 2 isoform X3 has product MSGRVGDLSPKQAEILTEFRGMIQDILPDLPAQHDHYLLRWLRARSFNVQKAEAMVRKHVEFRRQMRVDTIVSDWRPPEVIEKYVSGGMCGYDREGSPIWYDVIGPLDPKGLLLSATKQDYLRTKIRDTEMLQQECQRQSEKLGKNIEAITLIYDCEGLGLKHMWKPAVEAYGEILTMFEENYPEGLKRLFLIKAPKMFPMAYNLIKHFLCEETRRKIIILGSSWQEELRKHIHPEQLPVAYGGALTDPDGDPRCRTMIRYGGTVPRSYYVRDSVRVEYDGSVSISRGSVFQLEREVTAPSSLLRWQFASDGADIGFGVYRRTKEGGGQKVAEMLQVLPSERYNAHLVPKDGCLACPEPGSYVLCFDNSYSLLQSKRVSYKVEVLPPPDGQMQNQPSRGDGRLQ; this is encoded by the exons ATGAGTGGACGAGTCGGAGACCTGAGCCCGAAACAGGCCGAAATCTTGACTGAG TTTCGGGGGATGATCCAGGACATCCTCCCCGACCTGCCGGCACAGCACGACCACTACCTCCTCCGCTGGCTCCGAG ctcGCAGCTTCAACGTTCAGAAAGCCGAGGCCATGGTCAGAAAG CATGTGGAGTTCAGGAGGCAGATGAGAGTTGACACCATCGTATCTGACTGGAGACCCCCAGAG GTGATTGAGAAGTACGTGTCTGGGGGGATGTGCGGCTACGACAGAGAGGGAAGTCCCATCTGGTACGACGTGATCGGTCCCCTGGATCCTAAGGGTCTGCTGCTGTCGGCCACCAAACAGGACTACCTCAGGACCAAgatcagagacacagagatgcTGCAACAGGAGTGTCAGAGGCAGTCTGAGAAG CTGGGGAAGAACATTGAAGCCATCACTCTGATCTACGACTGTGAAGGACTGGGACTGAAACACATGTGGAAACCTGCTGTTGAGGCCTATGGGGAG ATCCTCACCATGTTTGAAGAGAACTATCCGGAGGGGCTGAAGAGGCTGTTTCTCATCAAAG CTCCCAAAATGTTTCCCATGGCCTACAACCTAATCAAACACTTCCTGTGTGAGGAAACACGGCGCAAGATCATCATTTTAGGAA GTAGCTGGCAAGAAGAGCTACGCAAACACATCCACCCAGAGCAGCTTCCTGTGGCGTACGGAGGAGCCCTGACCGACCCCGACGGAGACCCTCGCTGCAGGACCATG ATCAGGTACGGCGGCACGGTGCCCAGGTCGTACTACGTTCGGGACTCGGTGAGGGTTGAGTACGACGGCAGCGTGAGCATCAGCCGCGGCTCCGTCTTCCAGCTGGAGCGTGAGGTGACCGCGCCCAGCAGCCTCCTGAG GTGGCAGTTTGCCAGCGACGGCGCAGACATCGGGTTCGGGGTGTACAGACGCACCAAAGAGGGCGGCGGCCAGAAGGTGGCCGAGATGCTGCAGGTCCTGCCCAGCGAGCGCTACAACGCACACCTGGTCCCCAAGGACGGCTGCCTCGCCTGCCCCGAGCCTGGATCCT ACGTGCTGTGTTTTGATAACAGCTACAGCCTCCTTCAGTCTAAGAGGGTGAGCTACAAGGTCGAGGTTCTTCCTCCTCCGGACGGACAGATGCAGAATCAACCCAGCAGAGGAGACGGGAGGCTGCAGTGA
- the sec14l7 gene encoding SEC14-like protein 2 isoform X1, whose amino-acid sequence MSGRVGDLSPKQAEILTEKNQYLVGPPCQVGGQKSSTFLYIYKNRMWPFCITSTSTLWCLRYIFSFRGMIQDILPDLPAQHDHYLLRWLRARSFNVQKAEAMVRKHVEFRRQMRVDTIVSDWRPPEVIEKYVSGGMCGYDREGSPIWYDVIGPLDPKGLLLSATKQDYLRTKIRDTEMLQQECQRQSEKLGKNIEAITLIYDCEGLGLKHMWKPAVEAYGEILTMFEENYPEGLKRLFLIKAPKMFPMAYNLIKHFLCEETRRKIIILGSSWQEELRKHIHPEQLPVAYGGALTDPDGDPRCRTMIRYGGTVPRSYYVRDSVRVEYDGSVSISRGSVFQLEREVTAPSSLLRWQFASDGADIGFGVYRRTKEGGGQKVAEMLQVLPSERYNAHLVPKDGCLACPEPGSYVLCFDNSYSLLQSKRVSYKVEVLPPPDGQMQNQPSRGDGRLQ is encoded by the exons ATGAGTGGACGAGTCGGAGACCTGAGCCCGAAACAGGCCGAAATCTTGACTGAG AAAAACCAGTATCTAGTCGGTCCCCCTTGTCAAGTTGGAGGCCAAAAGAgctcaacatttttatatatatataaaaacaggATGTGGCCCTTCTGCATAACGAGCACTTCTACTCTATGGTGCCTGAGGTACATTTTCTCA TTTCGGGGGATGATCCAGGACATCCTCCCCGACCTGCCGGCACAGCACGACCACTACCTCCTCCGCTGGCTCCGAG ctcGCAGCTTCAACGTTCAGAAAGCCGAGGCCATGGTCAGAAAG CATGTGGAGTTCAGGAGGCAGATGAGAGTTGACACCATCGTATCTGACTGGAGACCCCCAGAG GTGATTGAGAAGTACGTGTCTGGGGGGATGTGCGGCTACGACAGAGAGGGAAGTCCCATCTGGTACGACGTGATCGGTCCCCTGGATCCTAAGGGTCTGCTGCTGTCGGCCACCAAACAGGACTACCTCAGGACCAAgatcagagacacagagatgcTGCAACAGGAGTGTCAGAGGCAGTCTGAGAAG CTGGGGAAGAACATTGAAGCCATCACTCTGATCTACGACTGTGAAGGACTGGGACTGAAACACATGTGGAAACCTGCTGTTGAGGCCTATGGGGAG ATCCTCACCATGTTTGAAGAGAACTATCCGGAGGGGCTGAAGAGGCTGTTTCTCATCAAAG CTCCCAAAATGTTTCCCATGGCCTACAACCTAATCAAACACTTCCTGTGTGAGGAAACACGGCGCAAGATCATCATTTTAGGAA GTAGCTGGCAAGAAGAGCTACGCAAACACATCCACCCAGAGCAGCTTCCTGTGGCGTACGGAGGAGCCCTGACCGACCCCGACGGAGACCCTCGCTGCAGGACCATG ATCAGGTACGGCGGCACGGTGCCCAGGTCGTACTACGTTCGGGACTCGGTGAGGGTTGAGTACGACGGCAGCGTGAGCATCAGCCGCGGCTCCGTCTTCCAGCTGGAGCGTGAGGTGACCGCGCCCAGCAGCCTCCTGAG GTGGCAGTTTGCCAGCGACGGCGCAGACATCGGGTTCGGGGTGTACAGACGCACCAAAGAGGGCGGCGGCCAGAAGGTGGCCGAGATGCTGCAGGTCCTGCCCAGCGAGCGCTACAACGCACACCTGGTCCCCAAGGACGGCTGCCTCGCCTGCCCCGAGCCTGGATCCT ACGTGCTGTGTTTTGATAACAGCTACAGCCTCCTTCAGTCTAAGAGGGTGAGCTACAAGGTCGAGGTTCTTCCTCCTCCGGACGGACAGATGCAGAATCAACCCAGCAGAGGAGACGGGAGGCTGCAGTGA
- the sec14l7 gene encoding SEC14-like protein 2 isoform X2 — MGLLALGEATGTTLTNFLFLPILSLQFRGMIQDILPDLPAQHDHYLLRWLRARSFNVQKAEAMVRKHVEFRRQMRVDTIVSDWRPPEVIEKYVSGGMCGYDREGSPIWYDVIGPLDPKGLLLSATKQDYLRTKIRDTEMLQQECQRQSEKLGKNIEAITLIYDCEGLGLKHMWKPAVEAYGEILTMFEENYPEGLKRLFLIKAPKMFPMAYNLIKHFLCEETRRKIIILGSSWQEELRKHIHPEQLPVAYGGALTDPDGDPRCRTMIRYGGTVPRSYYVRDSVRVEYDGSVSISRGSVFQLEREVTAPSSLLRWQFASDGADIGFGVYRRTKEGGGQKVAEMLQVLPSERYNAHLVPKDGCLACPEPGSYVLCFDNSYSLLQSKRVSYKVEVLPPPDGQMQNQPSRGDGRLQ; from the exons ATGGGTTTACTGGCTCTGGGTGAGGCGACCGGTACCACTCTCACGAACTTTCTCTTCCTTCCGATTCTCTCGCTCCAGTTTCGGGGGATGATCCAGGACATCCTCCCCGACCTGCCGGCACAGCACGACCACTACCTCCTCCGCTGGCTCCGAG ctcGCAGCTTCAACGTTCAGAAAGCCGAGGCCATGGTCAGAAAG CATGTGGAGTTCAGGAGGCAGATGAGAGTTGACACCATCGTATCTGACTGGAGACCCCCAGAG GTGATTGAGAAGTACGTGTCTGGGGGGATGTGCGGCTACGACAGAGAGGGAAGTCCCATCTGGTACGACGTGATCGGTCCCCTGGATCCTAAGGGTCTGCTGCTGTCGGCCACCAAACAGGACTACCTCAGGACCAAgatcagagacacagagatgcTGCAACAGGAGTGTCAGAGGCAGTCTGAGAAG CTGGGGAAGAACATTGAAGCCATCACTCTGATCTACGACTGTGAAGGACTGGGACTGAAACACATGTGGAAACCTGCTGTTGAGGCCTATGGGGAG ATCCTCACCATGTTTGAAGAGAACTATCCGGAGGGGCTGAAGAGGCTGTTTCTCATCAAAG CTCCCAAAATGTTTCCCATGGCCTACAACCTAATCAAACACTTCCTGTGTGAGGAAACACGGCGCAAGATCATCATTTTAGGAA GTAGCTGGCAAGAAGAGCTACGCAAACACATCCACCCAGAGCAGCTTCCTGTGGCGTACGGAGGAGCCCTGACCGACCCCGACGGAGACCCTCGCTGCAGGACCATG ATCAGGTACGGCGGCACGGTGCCCAGGTCGTACTACGTTCGGGACTCGGTGAGGGTTGAGTACGACGGCAGCGTGAGCATCAGCCGCGGCTCCGTCTTCCAGCTGGAGCGTGAGGTGACCGCGCCCAGCAGCCTCCTGAG GTGGCAGTTTGCCAGCGACGGCGCAGACATCGGGTTCGGGGTGTACAGACGCACCAAAGAGGGCGGCGGCCAGAAGGTGGCCGAGATGCTGCAGGTCCTGCCCAGCGAGCGCTACAACGCACACCTGGTCCCCAAGGACGGCTGCCTCGCCTGCCCCGAGCCTGGATCCT ACGTGCTGTGTTTTGATAACAGCTACAGCCTCCTTCAGTCTAAGAGGGTGAGCTACAAGGTCGAGGTTCTTCCTCCTCCGGACGGACAGATGCAGAATCAACCCAGCAGAGGAGACGGGAGGCTGCAGTGA
- the sec14l7 gene encoding SEC14-like protein 2 isoform X4 has protein sequence MIPRSFNVQKAEAMVRKHVEFRRQMRVDTIVSDWRPPEVIEKYVSGGMCGYDREGSPIWYDVIGPLDPKGLLLSATKQDYLRTKIRDTEMLQQECQRQSEKLGKNIEAITLIYDCEGLGLKHMWKPAVEAYGEILTMFEENYPEGLKRLFLIKAPKMFPMAYNLIKHFLCEETRRKIIILGSSWQEELRKHIHPEQLPVAYGGALTDPDGDPRCRTMIRYGGTVPRSYYVRDSVRVEYDGSVSISRGSVFQLEREVTAPSSLLRWQFASDGADIGFGVYRRTKEGGGQKVAEMLQVLPSERYNAHLVPKDGCLACPEPGSYVLCFDNSYSLLQSKRVSYKVEVLPPPDGQMQNQPSRGDGRLQ, from the exons ATGATCC ctcGCAGCTTCAACGTTCAGAAAGCCGAGGCCATGGTCAGAAAG CATGTGGAGTTCAGGAGGCAGATGAGAGTTGACACCATCGTATCTGACTGGAGACCCCCAGAG GTGATTGAGAAGTACGTGTCTGGGGGGATGTGCGGCTACGACAGAGAGGGAAGTCCCATCTGGTACGACGTGATCGGTCCCCTGGATCCTAAGGGTCTGCTGCTGTCGGCCACCAAACAGGACTACCTCAGGACCAAgatcagagacacagagatgcTGCAACAGGAGTGTCAGAGGCAGTCTGAGAAG CTGGGGAAGAACATTGAAGCCATCACTCTGATCTACGACTGTGAAGGACTGGGACTGAAACACATGTGGAAACCTGCTGTTGAGGCCTATGGGGAG ATCCTCACCATGTTTGAAGAGAACTATCCGGAGGGGCTGAAGAGGCTGTTTCTCATCAAAG CTCCCAAAATGTTTCCCATGGCCTACAACCTAATCAAACACTTCCTGTGTGAGGAAACACGGCGCAAGATCATCATTTTAGGAA GTAGCTGGCAAGAAGAGCTACGCAAACACATCCACCCAGAGCAGCTTCCTGTGGCGTACGGAGGAGCCCTGACCGACCCCGACGGAGACCCTCGCTGCAGGACCATG ATCAGGTACGGCGGCACGGTGCCCAGGTCGTACTACGTTCGGGACTCGGTGAGGGTTGAGTACGACGGCAGCGTGAGCATCAGCCGCGGCTCCGTCTTCCAGCTGGAGCGTGAGGTGACCGCGCCCAGCAGCCTCCTGAG GTGGCAGTTTGCCAGCGACGGCGCAGACATCGGGTTCGGGGTGTACAGACGCACCAAAGAGGGCGGCGGCCAGAAGGTGGCCGAGATGCTGCAGGTCCTGCCCAGCGAGCGCTACAACGCACACCTGGTCCCCAAGGACGGCTGCCTCGCCTGCCCCGAGCCTGGATCCT ACGTGCTGTGTTTTGATAACAGCTACAGCCTCCTTCAGTCTAAGAGGGTGAGCTACAAGGTCGAGGTTCTTCCTCCTCCGGACGGACAGATGCAGAATCAACCCAGCAGAGGAGACGGGAGGCTGCAGTGA
- the sec14l7 gene encoding SEC14-like protein 2 isoform X5: MVRKHVEFRRQMRVDTIVSDWRPPEVIEKYVSGGMCGYDREGSPIWYDVIGPLDPKGLLLSATKQDYLRTKIRDTEMLQQECQRQSEKLGKNIEAITLIYDCEGLGLKHMWKPAVEAYGEILTMFEENYPEGLKRLFLIKAPKMFPMAYNLIKHFLCEETRRKIIILGSSWQEELRKHIHPEQLPVAYGGALTDPDGDPRCRTMIRYGGTVPRSYYVRDSVRVEYDGSVSISRGSVFQLEREVTAPSSLLRWQFASDGADIGFGVYRRTKEGGGQKVAEMLQVLPSERYNAHLVPKDGCLACPEPGSYVLCFDNSYSLLQSKRVSYKVEVLPPPDGQMQNQPSRGDGRLQ, translated from the exons ATGGTCAGAAAG CATGTGGAGTTCAGGAGGCAGATGAGAGTTGACACCATCGTATCTGACTGGAGACCCCCAGAG GTGATTGAGAAGTACGTGTCTGGGGGGATGTGCGGCTACGACAGAGAGGGAAGTCCCATCTGGTACGACGTGATCGGTCCCCTGGATCCTAAGGGTCTGCTGCTGTCGGCCACCAAACAGGACTACCTCAGGACCAAgatcagagacacagagatgcTGCAACAGGAGTGTCAGAGGCAGTCTGAGAAG CTGGGGAAGAACATTGAAGCCATCACTCTGATCTACGACTGTGAAGGACTGGGACTGAAACACATGTGGAAACCTGCTGTTGAGGCCTATGGGGAG ATCCTCACCATGTTTGAAGAGAACTATCCGGAGGGGCTGAAGAGGCTGTTTCTCATCAAAG CTCCCAAAATGTTTCCCATGGCCTACAACCTAATCAAACACTTCCTGTGTGAGGAAACACGGCGCAAGATCATCATTTTAGGAA GTAGCTGGCAAGAAGAGCTACGCAAACACATCCACCCAGAGCAGCTTCCTGTGGCGTACGGAGGAGCCCTGACCGACCCCGACGGAGACCCTCGCTGCAGGACCATG ATCAGGTACGGCGGCACGGTGCCCAGGTCGTACTACGTTCGGGACTCGGTGAGGGTTGAGTACGACGGCAGCGTGAGCATCAGCCGCGGCTCCGTCTTCCAGCTGGAGCGTGAGGTGACCGCGCCCAGCAGCCTCCTGAG GTGGCAGTTTGCCAGCGACGGCGCAGACATCGGGTTCGGGGTGTACAGACGCACCAAAGAGGGCGGCGGCCAGAAGGTGGCCGAGATGCTGCAGGTCCTGCCCAGCGAGCGCTACAACGCACACCTGGTCCCCAAGGACGGCTGCCTCGCCTGCCCCGAGCCTGGATCCT ACGTGCTGTGTTTTGATAACAGCTACAGCCTCCTTCAGTCTAAGAGGGTGAGCTACAAGGTCGAGGTTCTTCCTCCTCCGGACGGACAGATGCAGAATCAACCCAGCAGAGGAGACGGGAGGCTGCAGTGA